The following proteins are co-located in the Solanum pennellii chromosome 8, SPENNV200 genome:
- the LOC107028028 gene encoding tyrosine/DOPA decarboxylase 1-like, with protein MGTIKIKPEHEFEGQFSINTRSSILLDPEEFRRQGHMVVDFLADYFQDIKKYPVRSQVEPGYFKKLLPESAPYKPEPIEKILEDVERDIFPGLTHWQSPSFFAYFPCTSSIAGILGEMLSAGLNVVGFSWIASPAATELESIVMDWIGKMINLPKAFLFSGGHGGGGVLQGTTCEAMLCTIVAAREEMLEKVGRENIDKLVVYASDQTHFSFEKAVKISGIKLENFRVIPTTKDTEFAFDPKSISRTIEQDIKSGLIPLFMCATIGTTSTTAVDPLKLLCEITQDYGIWVHVDAAYAGGACICPEFQHFLDGIENANSFSFNEHKWLFSNLDCCCLWVKDASALTNALSTRPECLRNKATDTEQVVDYKDWQLALSRRFRALKLWLVLRSYGIENLRNFIRSHVKMAKHFEQLVSVGERFEIVAPRNFSMVCFRVTPLALGNKQVNKFNMELLESINSCGNIHMTHALVGGVYMIRFAIAAPLTEYKHIDMAWEVICNHTNAMLDVN; from the exons ATGGGTactatcaaaatcaaaccaGAACATGAATTTGAAGGTCAATTCTCCATCAACACAAGAAGTAGTATACTTCTTGACCCTGAGGAGTTTAGAAGGCAAGGCCATATGGTGGTTGATTTCCTGGCCGACTACTTTCAAGATATCAAAAAATATCCTGTTCGTAGTCAAGTTGAACCAGGttattt taaaaaactaTTACCAGAGTCCGCGCCATATAAACCTGAACCAATAGAAAAGATACTGGAAGATGTGGAAAGGGATATTTTTCCTGGGTTGACACATTGGCAAAGTCCAAGTTTCTTTGCCTACTTCCCTTGTACTTCAAGCATTGCTGGGATTTTAGGTGAAATGTTAAGTGCTGGTCTTAATGTTGTTGGCTTTAGTTGGATAGCATCACCAGCTGCTACTGAACTAGAGAGCATTGTCATGGATTGGATTGGCAAAATGATAAATCTTCCCAAGGCATTCCTTTTCTCTGGTGGGCATGGTGGTGGAGGTGTTCTACAAGG TACCACTTGTGAAGCTATGTTGTGCACTATTGTTGCTGCAAGAGAGGAAATGTTAGAAAAAGTTGGAAGAGAGAACATTGACAAGCTAGTAGTTTATGCATCTGATCAAACTCATTTTTCTTTCGAAAAGGCTGTTAAGATATCTGGgattaaacttgaaaattttagaGTTATTCCAACAACAAAGGATACTGAATTTGCTTTTGACCCAAAATCAATAAGTAGAACAATTGAACAAGATATAAAATCTGGATTAATACCCTTATTTATGTGTGCAACTATTGGAACTACTTCAACAACTGCCGTTGATCCTCTAAAACTACTTTGTGAAATTACACAAGACTATGGAATTTGGGTACATGTTGATGCAGCCTATGCAGGAGGTGCATGCATTTGCCCCgaatttcaacattttcttgATGGTATTGAAAATGCAAACTCTTTCAG cTTTAATGAGCACAAATGGTTATTCTCCAATTTGGATTGTTGTTGCCTTTGGGTGAAAGATGCAAGTGCTCTTACAAATGCCTTGTCAACAAGGCCTGAATGCTTAAGAAACAAAGCTACTGATACTGAACAAGTGGTTGATTACAAAGACTGGCAACTAGCTTTAAGTCGTAGATTTAGAGCGTTAAAGTTATGGCTTGTGTTACGAAGTTATGGGATTGAGAATCTGAGAAATTTCATAAGAAGTCATGTGAAAATGGCTAAGCATTTTGAACAACTTGTATCCGTGGGCGAAAGATTTGAAATTGTGGCGCCTAGAAATTTCTCTATGGTGTGTTTTAGGGTTACACCATTAGCATTGGGAAACAAACAAGTGAACAAGTTCAACATGGAGCTTTTAGAATCAATAAATTCATGTGGTAATATACACATGACTCATGCTTTGGTTGGAGGAGTTTATATGATCCGTTTCGCCATTGCTGCACCTCTCACTGAGTATAAACATATTGACATGGCTTGGGAAGTCATTTGTAACCATACAAATGCAATGTTAGATGTCAATTAA